ATATTCTTTGGCGGTGTGGTCAGCCTGTTTGCAATTATTGCCTGCAAGGGCGGGATTGATTTCTCGGATATGGGCCCGGCCTTTGCGACGGCGGGAGTCGCGAGGGACCATTCCCCCTTGATGCAGATCGTGAACGTGCTGGTGCTTGCCCCCTGGGCATTTGTAGGCTTTGGCGTGGTGAGCTTTGCCTCTTCCACCTATGACTTCAAGCCGAAATACGGTTTCGCCATCATGGTGGCGGCTCTTGCAACCGGAGCGATTGTCTACGCCCTCATAGCTCTTCTTTCGGTTTCGGCAAACCCTGCAGGATCCGGCAATTGGGAAACCTATTTTGCCAACCTGCAAAACTTCAAGGGAATCGATGCCGTCCCGGTATTCCACGCCGTTTTCAGGACCCTCGGCAACGGCGGCCTTATTGTGCTCGCTATAACCATCACGGCGGCCATTTCCACGAGCCTTCTTGGGCTTTACCGAACAATCGGGCGCATGTTCCTGAGCCTCGCCGAAGATTCCGTGATGCCGTCCTGGTTCGGGCATATCAACCGTCACGGCGCCACCAACTACGGCATTATCTACGTGATGCTCCTTTCCTGCATTATTCCGTTCTTCGGGAGAACGGCCATCGGCTGGATTGTGGACATCACCTCCATCAGTGCATCTATCATTTATCTGTATGTTTCTGCGGGGATAGTGAAAATTGCCCGCAGTGAAACCGGCAGGCGAAAGACGGTGCTGAACTTTACCGGAATCCTGGGTGTCGTAATATCCGCCTTCTTCTTTTTCTTCCCGCTTACGCCGACGCTTTGGAACATGAACACAATTGCCACGGAATCCTTCATGATTCTGATGGCGTGGAGCATTGTGGGGTTCGTCGTTTACAGGGCCGTGTTCATGCGCGACCAGGAGAATCGTTTTGGCAAGTCGGCCATCATGTGGGTGACCATGCTGTTCATATTGCTGTTCTCGGCGGTGATGTGGGAACGCCAGGTCACTAACGACGAAACTGAGGATGTCATCGCGCATATCACCGAGTTCCATACGGGCTTGCACGAAAAGATGCATTTGCCCATGACTGAAGGCCAGATAGTCCAGGAAAAGGACTTCATGGAAGAGCAGATGGACCTTGTCCGCGATTCCCAACTGAAGAACAACCTGGTAGAAACGCTCTTCATTATCCTGTGTGTTTTTATCGTGGTGAACATTTACCGCACGCAGCAGCAACGTGAACAGAAACTGGACCACGAAAAGCATATTGCCGAGGAATCCAACAAGGCAAAGACCATATTCCTTTCGAACATGAGCCACGACCTGCGCACGCCCATGAATGCCATTGTCGGCTACACCAACCTGGCGCGCAAACCGGAGGCGACCCCCGAGCAAATCCAGAAATACCTGACCAAGATTGACTCCTCTAACATGTACCTGATGGCCCTCATCAACGATATGCTCGAAATGAGCCGCATCGAAATCGGGAAGATGGAACTGGAAGAGCGGCCCACCGACCTGCGGAAAATGATGGACGAAATCCGCGATATGTTCGAGGCGCAGATGGTGGGCAAGAACATCGCCTTTGCCGTGAAATACGACGGCCTCAGGAACCCGGTGGTGCTCTGCGACAGGAACCGCATGAACCGCGTGATTCTGAACCTGGTCAGCAACGCATTCAAGTTTACTTCGGAAGGCGGGCACGTTTCCGTGACTCTCGCCGAAAAGGAATGTATCGAAGAGGGCATGGCCGCATTCGAAATCCGCGTCAAGGACGACGGTATCGGCATTTCGCCCGAGTTTGCAGACCGCGTGTTCGATGCCTTCGAGCGGGAACGCGTCTCTACCATCAGCGGCGTGCAGGGTACGGGCCTCGGGCTTGCCATTGCAAAGAACGTCGTGACACTGATGGGCGGGACAATCAAGTTTGAATCGACAGTCGGCAAGGGGACGGAATTCTTCGTGAACGTGGAACTGAAGATGGCGAGCGGCACGGAGGTTCCCGAAAGTGGCGAGCGCAATACCTCCATCGCGGCCAAGGCGGATTTCGCGAACATGCGGCTATTGCTGGTAGAAGACATGGAAGTGAATCGCGAACTGGCCAAAATCGTTCTCGAAAGTCTCGGGTTCAAGGTCGAGATGGCGGTAAACGGCAAGCAGGCGGTCGAGATGGTGGAGAATAACCCTGCCGGTTACTACAACGGGATTGTCATGGATATCCAGATGCCCGTGATGGACGGCTGCGAAGCGAGTCGCCAGATTCGAGCGCTCTCCGACAAGAAGAAGGCGGAAGTTCCCATTATCGCCATGACCGCGAATGCCTTTGGCGATGACCTCAAGAAGTCGAAAGAAGCCGGCATGAACGCTCACCTGGCAAAGCCCATCGATGTCGGCATGCTCACGGAAACGCTTGCTCAGTGGGTGCGGTAAAGTTTTAACAGGACAATGTTATGGAAACGAAAAAAAGAATCGGGATTGTAAGTATCGCCACTATCGTGGCCCCCATCATCGTTATCATCCTTGTGCTGGGGACAATCTTCACGGGTCGCCATGCGAGCGGAGATACGGAAAAGGCCGTGCGCAACGTAACGCTCCTCTTTATGAACGAACTCGCGAACCGCCGCGAACAGGTGGTGGCGTCGAAATTGAACGGCTACATCAACGACCTGGATGTGGCGGTGGGCCTGCTTTCAAAAGAAGACCTCGCAAGTACCGCAAGCTTGCAGAGCTACCAGCTCCGCATGAAGCAACTGTACGGTCTAGAAAAGTTCGCCTTCGTGGACACTACGGGTCTCATCTACACATCCCGCGGTACGCGCACCGACATTGATCTCTATAATTTCGATTACAGGACCCTGGCAAAATCCGAAATTTCATTAAAGAAAAACAGTGAAGAAAAGAAGACTGTTGTCATTGCCGTGCCTGTGGACCGTCTTGCCTTTAATGGTCGGGTTTTGGTCGTGTGCTTCATGGAAATCGACATGAACCGCATGCTGGAAGGTATTTCGCTGGAATCCGACCGGCAGGGAATTACATTTTGCAACATCTACTCGAAGGCGGGCAATTCGCTTACGAACCTGGTGCTAGGTGGGCTTGCGAGCGGCGACAATCTGCTTGCCGCCATGGAAAAAGCCAGCTTCGAAAAGGGGTTCTCCATGGAAAAGATGCGCTCCGACTTCGCGAACCACGAGGCGGGCGTCGTTTCCTTCGAGTATAACGGCATCCGTGAAACTATGTACTATGTTCCCATCCATTCTACGGACTGGATGCTGACTTACCTTATCCGCGAAAGCGTCATCTCCGAGCAAATCGGTTCCATTTCGGAAGACATTTTGGAACGCAGCCTTCTGCTATCCGGAATTATCGCGCTAGTGCTCTTAATCGTGTTCCTGATTCTCTTCATGCAAATCAGGCGTACTTCTCAACTCAAGTTAGAAAAAGAGGTGGCCGATGCCGAAAGCCGCATCAAGCAGGAAAAACTGGAAGAACAGCTTGCGCTCCAGCAGAAGTTAGTTGAAGAAGAACGCAAGAGGAACGAACAGCGTACCATGATTACCGCGCTTGCGTCAGATTACCGCAGCGTCTACTACCTGAACCTGGATACCGGAATGGCGATATGCTACCGCAAGGACGGCACCGTTCCGGTACCTTTCAAGGAAGGGGACGAAATCGGCTACCTGGAAAATTTCAAAACCTATGCCGAAAAGTTTGTCGCACCGGAATCTCGCGAAAAGTTCCTCGCCTTTATACAGCCCGAAAACGTGCGCGCGGGTGTCGCGAAGAACAAGATCTATACCTTGCGCTACCTGGCAAACCATGGCGGCAAGGAAAGCTACGAAATGCTGCGCATGGCGGGCGTGCACAATGCCGGCGACGCCCCGGATGCTCCGCTCCGCATTGTGGGCTTCGGCTTCTCCGATATCGACGAGGAAATGCGCGATTCCCTTGCCAAGAGCCAGGCCCTTTCCGATGCGCTCAAGACGGCAGAAGAGGCGAGCAAGGCGAAGACCATATTCCTCTCCAACATGAGCCACGAAATCCGCACGCCCATGAACGCGATTATCGGCCTCGACAGCCTTGCGCTGCACGAACCCGAGATTTCGCCGAAGACGCGCGGCTACCTGGAAAAGATCGGCTCCTCTGCAGAACACCTGCTGAGCCTTATCAACGAGATTCTGGACATGAGCCGCATCGAGAGTGGCCGCACGAAGATCAATAGCGAAGAATTCTCGTTCCCCAAGCTTTTGGAGCAGGTGAACACCATCATCGACGACCAGAGCCGCACCAAGGGCCTGAACTATTCGTGCCATGTGGCGGGCAGTCTGGACGACTACTACGTCGGCGACGTCACCAAGATTCGTCAGATTCTCATCAACATCCTGGGCAATGCGGTCAAGTTCACCCCGAAGGGCGGAAACATCGACCTCAACGTGGAAAAGATTGCCGCGTTCGACAACAAGTCCACGCTCGTCTTCAAGATTAGCGATACCGGTATCGGCATCAGCAAGGAATTCCTGCCCAAGATTTTCGACACGTTCACTCAGGAAAACGCCACCACGGCTTTCGAGTACGGCAGCAGTGGCCTCGGCATGGCGATTACCAAGGGTATCGTCGACATGATGAACGGCAAGATCGATGTGGAAAGCGAAAAGGGCAAGGGGACCACGTTCTGCGTGACGCTCACCCTCAACGACAGCATGCGCAAGCAGGCGACCGACGACGAAATCGAAATCCACCCGAGCGAAATGAGCGTGCTGGTGGTGGACGACGACGAGATTGCCCTGGGGCACGCGAAACTCGTGCTCGGCAAGGCGGGAGTCCTCACCGACACGGTGCTTACGGGCAAGGAAGCGGTGGAGATGGCGAAACTCCACCACGCGAGACGCGAGCCCTACAACCTGATTGTGGTTGACTGGCAGATGCCCGAGATGAACGGCATCGAGACGGCGCGCGAAATCCGCAAGGTGACCGGCGACGAGTCCGCCATTATCATATTGACGGCCTACAACTGGGACGACATCCTGGACGAGGCCCTGGCAGCCGGCGTGGACTGCTTCATTTCTAAGCCCTTGTTCTCGGGAATCCTGCTGGACGAATTCAAGAACGCCCTCCGGCGCAAGAAGGAACACACCTCGCTTGCGAAGAACAAGGCGGAACTTGCCGGAAAGCGGGTTCTCCTTGCCGAAGACATGGATGTCAACGCGCAGATCATGATGGAAGTGCTGAAGATGCGGGACTTGCAGGTGGAACTGGCCGTAAACGGTCGCAAGGCCCTGGAAATGTTCCGCGACCATCCCGAAGGCTACTACGATGCCATCCTTATGGATGTGCGCATGCCCGAAATGGACGGCCTCGAGGCGACAGCCGCCATCCGCAAGCTGGAGCGCTCCGACGCCAAGAAGGTTCCCATTATCGCGCTCACGGCAAACGCCTTCGACGAAGACGTGCAGCGGAGCCTGCAGGTGGGCATGAATGCGCACCTGAGCAAGCCGGTAGAACCCGACGTACTCTTCGAGACGCTCGAGGAATTGCTGTAACCGTAATGAACTTGTTTATATGGGAAATGCGGAATCATTGACGCACATACTTTTTTTGACTATATTTGTGCAACCTTATAAAGAGGTTCGCTCGCGTAGCTCAGTTGGATAGAGCAGCTGCCTTCTAAGCAGCGGGTCGTGGGTTCGACTCCCGCCGTGAGTACGAAAGGCTCCCTTTGGGGAGCCTTTTTCGTACTCCCAGCCGGAACTGCTCGGCAAAGCCGAGCAGCCTCCCGCCGTGAAAGCATCATTGCAGATGCAATAGAAGCGGTGTAGCTTCCCGCCGTGAAATTTTCATTGCCGACGTAACACAAGCGGTGCAGCCTCCCGCCGTGAAGGTGCTCTTTCCTTAAAAAAAACGCCCGGTTCAAGGAACCGGACGTCCATAAGGAGACAGATTTTTTGAAGTATCAGATTACATCATGCCGCCCATGCCCATGGACGGATCCATGGCAGGAGCTGCCGGCTTCGGTTCCTTCTTTTCTGCGATCACGCAGTCAGTGGTAAGAATCATCGAAGCGATGGAGGATGCATTCTTGAGGGCCGTACGGGTCACTTTGGCCGGGTCGATCACGCCAGCCTTGATGAGGTCTTCGTAGGTGTCGGTCTTGGCGTTGTAGCCGAAGCTGTCCTTGCCTTCCTTCACCTTGTTCACCACGACAGAGCCTTCGAGGCCTGCGTTCTGGACAATCTGGCGGAGAGGTTCTTCGATAGCGCGGCGAATGATGGCGGCGCCAGTCTTCTGGTCGGCGTTATCGAACTTGAGGGCGTCAATAGCCTTTTCGGCACGGATGAGGGCAACGCCACCACCCGGAACGATACCTTCTTCGACGGCAGCGCGGGTTGCGTGCATAGCGTCGTCGACGCGGTCCTTCTTTTCCTTCATTTCAACTTCGGTAGCTGCACCGACCTTGATCACGGCAACGCCGCCAGCGAGCTTGGCCAAGCGTTCCTGGAGCTTTTCGCGGTCGTAGTCGCTGGTGGTAGCTTCGATCTGCTTCTTGATTTGGGCGATACGGCCCTTGATAGAAGCGGCGTCACCGGCACCTTCGACGATCGTGGTGTTGTCCTTCGTGATGGTGATGGACTTGGCCTGGCCGAGCACGGTCACCGGAGCGTCTTCGAGCTTAGCGCCAGTGTCTTCGGAAACCAGCATACCGCCAGTGAGGATAGCGATGTCTTCGAGCATGGCCTTACGACGGTCGCCAAAGCCCGGAGCCTTGACGGCTGCAACCTTCAGGGTGCCGCGCATCTTGTTAACGACGAGCGTTGCGAGAGCTTCGCCATCGACGTCTTCGGCGATGATGAGGAGGGACTTGCCCTGCTTTGCCACGTGTTCGAGCATCGGCAGCAAATCCTTCATGGTAGAAATCTTCTTGTCGTACAGCAAGATGTACGGATTTTCGAGGGCCACTTCCATGCTGTCGGTGTTGGTCACGAAGTACGGAGAGAGGTAGCCGCGGTCGAACTGCATACCTTCGACAACGTCGAGAACAGTTTCAGCGGTCTTGGATTCTTCGATGGTGATGACGCCATCGTTACCGACTTTTTCCATAGCATTGGCGAGGAGTTCGCCAATTTCGGGGTCGTTGTTTGCAGAAATCGTTGCGACCTGGGCAATGTGTTCCTTGCCGTTGATCTTCACGGCCATCTTGCCGATTTCGGTAATGACAGCGTCAACGGCGGCGTCCATACCGCGCTTGATATCCATCGGGTTTGCACCGGCGGCCACGTTCTTGAGGCCTTCGCGAGTAATAGCCTGGGCGAGCACGGTAGCGGTGGTGGTACCGTCACCAGCAGCGTCAGAAGTCTTGTTGGCGACTTCCTTGGCCATCTGGGCGCCGAGGTTTTCGTAGGCGTCTTCCAGTTCCACTTCCTTAGCGACGGACACGCCGTCCTTGGTGACGTTCGGGGCACCGAAGGCCTTTGCGATCATCACGTTGCGGCCCTTAGGACCGAGGGTGACCTTGACTGCGTTGGCGAGTTTGTCGACACCCTTCATCAGGGATTCGCGAGCTGCTACATCAAACTTAAGTTGCTTTGCCATTTTTGTTTTCCTTTTTTAAAATTTTGAAAAAGTGGTTAGTGATTAGTGGTTGGTGGTTAGTTTTTATAATCGCGGCGAAGCCGCCTAACTTAACCTGTTTACTGCCTACTGTTTACTAACCACTACAGAGTAGCGATGACGTCCGATTCCTTCACGATGAGGTAGTTTTCGCCGTCGACGGAGACTTCCGTTCCGCTGTACTTGCCGTAAAGCACCACATCGCCGACCTTGACTTCCATGGCAACGAGTTCACCCTTGTCGTTCTTGCGACCCGGGCCCACGGCCACAACCTTACCCTGCATCGGCTTTTCCTTGGCGTTGTCCGGGATAAAGAGACCCGAGGAGGTCTTCTGTTCGGCTTCTGCCGGCTTGACGACGATTCGATCTGCAAGAGGCTTAATCATTTTCACTTTTCCTTTTTTGCGGGTGGTTTCGCACCCATTGATTGAACTGTTTTGCCCAAATTGGTAGTCCAACTTGGACTATTTATTTTGTTTCGCCCAATATAAAGCAATTTCCGTGCCAAGAAAAGTTGCTGGCCTAGGCGGGTAAAAAAACGTTGAAATTCTACTAAAACCGCAATATTTTAAGCCTAAATGCCTCGCTGCGGGGTAAAAAAGAAAAAGGAATGTTCCTTTTTGAAACACTCCTTTTAAAGCGTAACCGTTTGTTTAAATTTGAAACAATTACTTGATCGTGCTAGTCAGGCGGAAGGCGAGGCCAACGTCGCTCATTTCGTTTTCGCTGTAGACACTGAGCTGGATCTTGGACTTGCCGATGCTCTTGACGTAGGCGACGGTCCATGCCCAGTCGTCGTAAGTGTGGTTCGGCACGGCGTAAAGGTTGTCGCGCTTGTTGATGTATTCCCATTCGACCATGAGGTGGCTCATCAGGGTGTTCAAGATGCCTTCGCTCGGGGCGAAATCAAGACCCAGGTAGAAGGGCTGGTAGTAGATGCCCGGCTGGAAGTACTTGGATTCGGGGGCGATGTAGTTGTCCACTTCGGTGTTGATGTCGTCGTCTTGCGTGTAGATGCAGGCGTATTCACCGTAGGCGCGGAGAATGGGGAAGAGGTTGAAGCTGGCGTAGGCGGCCACGCGGTGGGTCACGTAGGCGGTGTTCTGTACCACGTCGACGAGGTTGGAACGGTAGGCGACCTTGACTTCCAGCGGGAAGGTGAACTTCATGTCGTCTTCGATACGGATGTAGCCCTGGTTGGCGGTGCCGTTCTTGGCGGCAATCATGGCGTTCAGCTGGTTGAGGCCGCTCTTCCAGCCGAGTTCAACGGCGTTGTGGCTATAATCGCGCATCCAGAGACCGCGCTTGGTGAGATCCTTGTCTACATAGGTACCGAAGTTGGTGGACTGCGACCAGTCAGTTTTCCAGCGACCGATTTTCAGGTTGACCTGGTCGGCTGCGCCGAGAGCCCATTTATAGTTGACCCAGTAGAGGTCGGCGAGAATCTTGTCCTGTGCGGACTTGGTGGTCTTGGTCTTGCCGTCGGCATCGGTGGATACGTCGGTCACGTTCTTGTTGCCGAATTCAGGAGCAAAAATGCGGAGCATGATGGTTCCGTCCAGGTTGTCGCTCTTGTACTGGCCACCGATGTTGGCGCGGATCCAGCCGCTGCTGAAGTTGTTGTCTTCGTCGGCGATGGACTTGGTGACTTGAGTCTGTACGTTGCCCTTGAGGGTCATGTTGTCGACGACGTCGGCTGCGAAGGCGGAAACGCCCATGGCGAGAGCGGCCGCTGCGATTTTCCTGAAGTTCATGAATACTCCTTAGAAGTTTAATTTCGATTCCAAATTTAGAATATGCGATGTGTTTTGCAAGGAATTTTTTTATTTTTGGCGCGTTTTTAAAGGGAGTGTTTATGAACCGTTTCGGATATGCCGCTTTGTTTGTCGTTATGTTGGCGTTCGGCCAGCCGCTGTGCGCCCGTGATCTGGAGCCGAATAAGACGCACGCCGTGTTGACCGTGACTTTTACCAATGAAGAGGATGTTCCGCAGGCGAAAAAGAAACTGATGTTCGTTGGACAAAATGACCCGAAGAAAAAAATTACGGTGACCACCGATAGCGAGGGAGAAGTGACCTTCCATATCCCGCGCGAAGATTCCTACACGATTTTTTGTGAAAGCCTGACTGGATATTTTGAATGCGGCAACACGCCGTATGTCTCGACGACGGCGAGTACGGGCGGAATTACGGTGACTTTTGACGATACCCGCGTGGAACTGACCGGCGTGACCTTCAAGGCGGGAAGTGCTGAACTAGAGCCGAATTCGCTTGCGACTCTCGACGCGGCAATCGCGGGGCTGAAGAGAAATCCGAAGGCCAGGATCGAAATCCAGGGACATACCAGTTCCGAGGGCGACGACGAGATGAACCAGAGGCTGTCGGAGGCGCGTGCGTATGCCGTGCTGCAGTACATGAAGGAAAACGGCATTGACTGGGGGCGTCTATCGGCAAGCGGTTACGGTTCTTCGCAACCACGCGCGACGAACAGCACCGAGGAAGGCCGCAAGAAAAACCGCCGTATCGAGCTTCGCGTTTTGAACGAAGACGAAGTCCCGGTGGAGTATAAATAGAGCTTAGAACTTAGAGCTTAGAACTTAGAGCTTAGAAAAAAATTAGGTTCTACCAACTAACTTTTGCGGAAGCCGTCGTCGCCGAGGACGATTTTACCTTCGCGGAAGAGCGTGCCCAGAATTTTCTTGAAAGTCTTCTTGGACATATTGAATTCGCGGCGAATTTCTTCGGGATCGCTGTGGTCCCCGTAGGGGAGGAATCCGCCTGCTTCTTCAAGTTTCTTGAGGATAGCGGCGGGGCTTTCGCTCTTCATGATGCCCTTGTAGCCTACAGGCGTGAGGTTCAGCGTAATCTTACCGTCTTCGGTGAATCGCTGGATGTAACCGGACATCGTGTCGCCAATGTAGATGCGCGGCGTGTTCGGCGTGACCATGAGGCGACCCGTGTAGCGGTAATCGACGAGGAAGTCGATGTGGTCGCGGGTGACCTCGTAGGCGGCGAGCTGCACATGCTGCCCCAGGTGAAGCTCAGAGGTGTCCGTATCGAGGAAACTCTTGATTTTTTCGGTCGCGACGATGCGGTTGCTCTTGTCGTCTTCGAGGATGTAGACGACGCAGCGGTCTCCGCGACGGAGTTCGCCGAGTTGCTGCTTGAACGGCAGGAACAGATCCTTGTTGAGGCCCCAGTCCAAGAAGGCACCGTAGCGGTTCACGTCCTTGACCTCGAGGACTGCGAATTCACCGACGGTAGCGTAGGGTTTATCGAGGGTCGCGATGGGGCGGTCTTCGGAATCCATGTAGACGAATACATCGAGAACTTCACCCTCTTCGAGTGAAAATTCTTCCCGTTTGCCGGGGAGCAGCACGCGCCCGCCTGTTTCAAGTTCCAGGTAGTAGCCCTGCGGCATGATTTCTTCGACGCGGGCGCGGTTGTATTTGCCTAATTCCATTTGGACCTTCCGTTCAATTTTAATTTGTATAAAGTTCTATAGTCCGTTAGTCAAAGAGTTCCGGGTCGGATTCGTCAGAGCCTTCGTCTTCGCTGGATCCGTCGTCGAATGAGTCGGGCGGGGTAATGCGGGTGGCGCGCTTCACCTTCTTGGCGGTGAACTTGCTACCCAGAGCCTTGTAGCCCTTGACTTCGGCGACCTCGGTGAGGTCCAGTTCTTCCTTCTGGACTTCGCGGCCTACCTGGTATTCCATGAGTTCACGGGCGTCTTCTGTCGCGAAGAATTCAATCATCTGCGTATCCTTGTGGTCGGACACGAGGTTGAATTCCGTGGTCATGGGGCAGCCTTCCAAGTTGAAACGCTTGACCATGTAGTTGAAATTGCCGCCTTCGAAGTAGAGGATCGTAAAGACTTGTTCCGGATCGAACTTGTGGATGTACTTGACTCCGGTACCCACGAGAATCGGATCGGCCATGTCGTGCACGCGGGCGGTACCGTTTTCCTTGACAATCAGGATCTTGTCCTTTTCGCCGAATTCACCGATGCGGTCACCCTTCTTCTGGGTGCTGATGATGCCGGCTAGGGCGTCAAAGTAGAGAACGCGGGCGCCCAAGGTGCTAACACCCTTGCGGACGCGCTTGATGCTCTTGACCGGGTACTTGGTCACAATGTTACCCATGGCGCCACGGCCCTTCACGTCGATGGAGCTGAAATCCACCTCGAAGTTGAGCTTGGTGCGCGGACGCGGCTTGAGCGTGACTTCCACGACTTCGGCTTCGCCGTTCAGGTTGCTGGACATGTACAGAATCTTGCTGCCCGGCTTGCCCTTACCCATAAAGTAATCCTTGTCGCGGGTAACGCCACCCACGTTGAATCGCTTGATGTAGTAGGCCCCGTCCTTGCCGTCTTGGTGAATCACGTTGTAAATGTGGCGGTCGTCGTCCTTCTTGAACTTTTCGACGAGCAAGATGTTCTTGCCCACAAAGTCCTTGTCGCTGACCTTGACGACCTTGAAGCTGCCGTCGGCCTTGAATACGATCAGGTCGTCGTATTCGGACACGTCGAAGAGGTATTCTTCCTTCTTCATGCCGGTGCCGAGGAAGCCTTCCTTGCGGTTCACGTAGAGTTTCTGGTTTGCAAGAGCCACGTGCACGGCTTCCACCTTGCCGAATTCCGCAATCTGCGTGCGGCGTTCCTTGCCTTCGCCGTACTTCTTCAAGATGTTCTTGAAGTGCTCGATGGTGTATTCGGTGATGTGTTCCTGATTGTACTTGCAGGTGGCGATGCTTTCTTCCAGTTCGCGCAAAAGCTGGTCGGCCTTTTCACGGTCGTAATGGCTGATGCGGCGGATCGGAATTTCGATGAGCTTGCCGATTTCTTCGTCCGTGATTTCCTTGCGGTGCAGGCGTTTGACATAGGGCATAAGGCCTTCGCGCACGAAGTTGATAATCTGCTCGCGGTCTTTTGCCTTCTTGATGACCTCGTAAACTTCCTTCTCGATAAAGATTTTTTCGAGGGTGGTCATGTGCCACTTGTCTTC
The Fibrobacter sp. UWH4 DNA segment above includes these coding regions:
- a CDS encoding amino acid permease, with product MLSEKRKKLSVLSAWALSFGCAVGWGAFVMPATTLLPIAGPLGTVIALVLGAVLMGVVAYNFHVMMNRIPGTGSVFSFTKQLFGYDHSFLCTWATALAYLAVLWANMSAFVLFIRFLFGPVLQRGFSYTIMGYEVWAGELFTTLAIILLFGFISCRNTNVLRLVNTVLALIFFGGVVSLFAIIACKGGIDFSDMGPAFATAGVARDHSPLMQIVNVLVLAPWAFVGFGVVSFASSTYDFKPKYGFAIMVAALATGAIVYALIALLSVSANPAGSGNWETYFANLQNFKGIDAVPVFHAVFRTLGNGGLIVLAITITAAISTSLLGLYRTIGRMFLSLAEDSVMPSWFGHINRHGATNYGIIYVMLLSCIIPFFGRTAIGWIVDITSISASIIYLYVSAGIVKIARSETGRRKTVLNFTGILGVVISAFFFFFPLTPTLWNMNTIATESFMILMAWSIVGFVVYRAVFMRDQENRFGKSAIMWVTMLFILLFSAVMWERQVTNDETEDVIAHITEFHTGLHEKMHLPMTEGQIVQEKDFMEEQMDLVRDSQLKNNLVETLFIILCVFIVVNIYRTQQQREQKLDHEKHIAEESNKAKTIFLSNMSHDLRTPMNAIVGYTNLARKPEATPEQIQKYLTKIDSSNMYLMALINDMLEMSRIEIGKMELEERPTDLRKMMDEIRDMFEAQMVGKNIAFAVKYDGLRNPVVLCDRNRMNRVILNLVSNAFKFTSEGGHVSVTLAEKECIEEGMAAFEIRVKDDGIGISPEFADRVFDAFERERVSTISGVQGTGLGLAIAKNVVTLMGGTIKFESTVGKGTEFFVNVELKMASGTEVPESGERNTSIAAKADFANMRLLLVEDMEVNRELAKIVLESLGFKVEMAVNGKQAVEMVENNPAGYYNGIVMDIQMPVMDGCEASRQIRALSDKKKAEVPIIAMTANAFGDDLKKSKEAGMNAHLAKPIDVGMLTETLAQWVR
- a CDS encoding response regulator, encoding METKKRIGIVSIATIVAPIIVIILVLGTIFTGRHASGDTEKAVRNVTLLFMNELANRREQVVASKLNGYINDLDVAVGLLSKEDLASTASLQSYQLRMKQLYGLEKFAFVDTTGLIYTSRGTRTDIDLYNFDYRTLAKSEISLKKNSEEKKTVVIAVPVDRLAFNGRVLVVCFMEIDMNRMLEGISLESDRQGITFCNIYSKAGNSLTNLVLGGLASGDNLLAAMEKASFEKGFSMEKMRSDFANHEAGVVSFEYNGIRETMYYVPIHSTDWMLTYLIRESVISEQIGSISEDILERSLLLSGIIALVLLIVFLILFMQIRRTSQLKLEKEVADAESRIKQEKLEEQLALQQKLVEEERKRNEQRTMITALASDYRSVYYLNLDTGMAICYRKDGTVPVPFKEGDEIGYLENFKTYAEKFVAPESREKFLAFIQPENVRAGVAKNKIYTLRYLANHGGKESYEMLRMAGVHNAGDAPDAPLRIVGFGFSDIDEEMRDSLAKSQALSDALKTAEEASKAKTIFLSNMSHEIRTPMNAIIGLDSLALHEPEISPKTRGYLEKIGSSAEHLLSLINEILDMSRIESGRTKINSEEFSFPKLLEQVNTIIDDQSRTKGLNYSCHVAGSLDDYYVGDVTKIRQILINILGNAVKFTPKGGNIDLNVEKIAAFDNKSTLVFKISDTGIGISKEFLPKIFDTFTQENATTAFEYGSSGLGMAITKGIVDMMNGKIDVESEKGKGTTFCVTLTLNDSMRKQATDDEIEIHPSEMSVLVVDDDEIALGHAKLVLGKAGVLTDTVLTGKEAVEMAKLHHARREPYNLIVVDWQMPEMNGIETAREIRKVTGDESAIIILTAYNWDDILDEALAAGVDCFISKPLFSGILLDEFKNALRRKKEHTSLAKNKAELAGKRVLLAEDMDVNAQIMMEVLKMRDLQVELAVNGRKALEMFRDHPEGYYDAILMDVRMPEMDGLEATAAIRKLERSDAKKVPIIALTANAFDEDVQRSLQVGMNAHLSKPVEPDVLFETLEELL
- the groL gene encoding chaperonin GroEL (60 kDa chaperone family; promotes refolding of misfolded polypeptides especially under stressful conditions; forms two stacked rings of heptamers to form a barrel-shaped 14mer; ends can be capped by GroES; misfolded proteins enter the barrel where they are refolded when GroES binds) is translated as MAKQLKFDVAARESLMKGVDKLANAVKVTLGPKGRNVMIAKAFGAPNVTKDGVSVAKEVELEDAYENLGAQMAKEVANKTSDAAGDGTTTATVLAQAITREGLKNVAAGANPMDIKRGMDAAVDAVITEIGKMAVKINGKEHIAQVATISANNDPEIGELLANAMEKVGNDGVITIEESKTAETVLDVVEGMQFDRGYLSPYFVTNTDSMEVALENPYILLYDKKISTMKDLLPMLEHVAKQGKSLLIIAEDVDGEALATLVVNKMRGTLKVAAVKAPGFGDRRKAMLEDIAILTGGMLVSEDTGAKLEDAPVTVLGQAKSITITKDNTTIVEGAGDAASIKGRIAQIKKQIEATTSDYDREKLQERLAKLAGGVAVIKVGAATEVEMKEKKDRVDDAMHATRAAVEEGIVPGGGVALIRAEKAIDALKFDNADQKTGAAIIRRAIEEPLRQIVQNAGLEGSVVVNKVKEGKDSFGYNAKTDTYEDLIKAGVIDPAKVTRTALKNASSIASMILTTDCVIAEKKEPKPAAPAMDPSMGMGGMM
- the groES gene encoding co-chaperone GroES, encoding MIKPLADRIVVKPAEAEQKTSSGLFIPDNAKEKPMQGKVVAVGPGRKNDKGELVAMEVKVGDVVLYGKYSGTEVSVDGENYLIVKESDVIATL
- a CDS encoding OmpA family protein, coding for MNRFGYAALFVVMLAFGQPLCARDLEPNKTHAVLTVTFTNEEDVPQAKKKLMFVGQNDPKKKITVTTDSEGEVTFHIPREDSYTIFCESLTGYFECGNTPYVSTTASTGGITVTFDDTRVELTGVTFKAGSAELEPNSLATLDAAIAGLKRNPKARIEIQGHTSSEGDDEMNQRLSEARAYAVLQYMKENGIDWGRLSASGYGSSQPRATNSTEEGRKKNRRIELRVLNEDEVPVEYK